A genomic region of Dreissena polymorpha isolate Duluth1 chromosome 4, UMN_Dpol_1.0, whole genome shotgun sequence contains the following coding sequences:
- the LOC127878778 gene encoding von Willebrand factor D and EGF domain-containing protein-like yields the protein MMTADGRPFENQNKDICLLYRHKRYNIKVEEKYGLCNNNLARCTCGLRIQAGRNVFAIDGCSRKAWLIDYVQCEGINTLRVNAKTSSVWEIITPIGTTIEVMINPYSETYRWFMNVQLFMSPRDFNATDGLCGDYDGNSNNDFGNAELHKNNHW from the exons ATGATGACAGCTGATGGGCG TCCTTTCGAAAATCAAAATAAAGACATATGCCTTCTATACAGACATAAGAGGTACAACATCAAG GTAGAAGAAAAATATGGCCTTTGTAACAACAATCTGGCACGATGTACATGTGGGCTGCGAATCCAGGCCGGAAGAAACGTATTTGCCATTGATGGGTGTTCTCGAAAGGCTTGGCTGATTGACTATGTACAATGCGAAGGTATAAACACTTTGCGGGTCAATGCGAAGACTAGCTCAGTTTGGGAG ATAATAACCCCAATCGGAACGACAATTGAGGTGATGATTAATCCATATTCAGAAACTTACCGCTGGTTCATGAATGTTCAGCTGTTCATGTCTCCTAGAGACTTCAATGCTACTGACGGTTTATGCGGGGACTACGACGGGAACTCTAACAACGATTTTGGCAACGCAGAACTGCACAAAAACAACCATTGGTAA
- the LOC127876473 gene encoding uncharacterized protein LOC127876473, with the protein MTFSDGTNKAMERQVVPGVYEDAFTAYCCIPDERSKRSANNDNVFTWTFSLSISNNGESYSLERNIVVYTPRCQDRVLNTQQIQFRLKSHFCYINSECVAENTSMTNDGCHTCKPQTNQYNWTNSCGDSNTEVETQTNDVTIIVTVVVAALVFIPFIVALTCCAIKRYTARNRRRLKAMQYEHIVLPYVPPDTPRDIFVPDNILRNEGRRRNKPHQEIALTASDNVLF; encoded by the exons ATG acattttCGGATGGCACGAATAAAGCAATGGAACGACAGGTAGTGCCCGGTGTTTACGAGGATGCATTCACTGCATACTGTTGCATTCCTGACGAACGAAGCAAGAGATCAGCAAACAACGACAACGTTTTCACATGGACCTTTTCTCTGTCCATCAGCAACAACGGAGAATCATACAGTCTAGAACGAAACATAGTCGTCTATACTCCGCGGTGTCAAGACCGGGTACTCAACACACAACAAATTCAATTTCGTTTAAAG tCACATTTCTGTTACATCAACTCCGAATGTGTAGCGGAAAATACATCGATGACAAACGATGGATGTCACACGTGCAAACCACAGACTAACCAATACAATTGGACGAACA GTTGTGGAGATTCAAATACCGAGGTTGAAACTCAAACGAATGATGTGACGATTATTGTaacagttgttgtagcagccctGGTATTCATTCCTTTTATTGTCGCATTAACTTGTTGCGCGATCAAAAGGTATACAGCTCGAAATCGTCGCAG acttaaAGCAATGCAATATGAACACATCGTCCTGCCATATGTTCCACCAGATACTCCAAGAGACATTTTCGTACCAGACAACATTCTCCGAAATGAGGGCAG GCGTCGAAACAAGCCACATCAGGAGATAGCACTTACTGCTTCCGACAACGTACTCTTCTGA